In Lytechinus variegatus isolate NC3 chromosome 13, Lvar_3.0, whole genome shotgun sequence, the DNA window ATAAGTATATATCAGAAAACTCAAGACAACATATTCATACACATGACCTATTTCTACTAAAACATCCTGAAAccaaagaaaattaaaacaatttgaatAGGTTAAGAAACAGACTTTGAGTAGACCTTCTTACCAGCAGGAAAATTCAAAGGCTATCAGgtataagaaatatatttgtacaTTTATTGCAAACAACATCCATAATTCAAAGCAGATTggttttgttttcaaatatgTGTATTGACTCAGATTATTTGCTAATTAAGAACACTGTCCATGgctgttacatgtacattatgaagTATATGGAAGTATAAAAAATGGACGAATGTCTACAATTCATGTTTAACTTATTGCCTACCAAAACCAGGTATTCCCTATataaaacctaatggaatataaataaaattcagAGGTCTATGGGTTAAAGTCTACCTGTGCTGGGATATGGCGTCTAGTGATCCCTGCCTTCTGAGACACATCCATTATCATCTGAGTGACCTCGGGATCAGCCTCTGGTTTACGACCACCTGGCTTGCCATAGTTGTAGAAACCCTTGCCTAGATGAGTGGgaggaaacaaaatattttgacagatTGACACAATAAATTCATCTGATTGGGGAAACACCatcatttatacatttttaacttcatcttcttcattttcttcttcctgTGATGGACTGCAATCAACTTGCCGTTTGTTGTGTCATTGTCAAGGTGGTTGACATTGCATGTTGCCAAAGTGTTTCTatacttttcattcattctttctttctttttttgcgaTGCTACACATAAAATATACTAAAtacagtgaataaaaaaaaatctaatgatTGGGTAAAGCTTACTCCCATCCTGGGTCAATTGACACAAAACAGCCAATGTCGCAGACCTTGACAACAAGCTTGAAGAGTATATTCCACTGCTCTATTTTGCTTTGAGCACTGCtggggagtatttcatgaaaggacttgtcagacgttttatctgacaagtcctattttatccgacagttgccatagtaacagtgcttctcagccaatcaaaatcaaggaaagttgtcagacctgacaacttgtcggacagaaatgttgatgaagcGCTCCCCAGGTCTGTATTCTCACTGGTCAACATCCatgtattatgttttctattttaCCATGTTTGTTGCCCTATATGCATGTATTTCGTGTTATATATGGCTCTCGATATTTGTGTTCATGAGCGCAAAGTGGTCATATACCCTATAATACAGTGACAATGACAGCAGGTTTTCAATGCAAATCATTGACAAAAATGCTTAGGAACATACTCCCCTGTATCTGCTGTTGGGATTCATTCGGGGAATGGAAAGGAGTCAAATTGCATATTGTCCAGGTACACTAAACACGTTCATGGGACAGTTGATTCTGACTAACCTGTTTTTTGCCCGAGCCTTCCACTCTCCACCAGCCAATCTGAGAGAGGGCTGTAGCGTTCCCCTTTCCTGAGGAAATCGTCTTGTCCTTCCCGCTGGATGTAACCAAATTCCTTTCGACTCTTATAACCAATATCAAGACCTAGTATGAACAAAGCAGATTTAAAAGCAGTAGTAGCAGAAAGAAGGAGAGCAGCAGAAAGAGTAAAAAgacaaagaagatgaaaaaaaaacaaggaaaagtGAAGATCAGGAAGGGGGAAGGTGACAATGATATTGTTAATAAATAGCAATGATAATATCTATGAGGGTGATAATCCATCATGATCACAATGATCAAgaataatgatgaggatgaaaaGTGTGATGGTAacaatgatggtaatgatggtgatattgatTACAGTtataatcatgatcatgatgatggaaatgattataatgataatgatgatgaaagtaataataatggtcAGATGATCATAATGCATgtactaatgatgataatgcaatgatcataatgatgacgataatgaagTGATAATGATAGAGATGGAGGAGTACGTGGTGACAAGTATTCCAGTGtctagtattaaaaaaatgataaatccataaatccaaaatttattgttcgaaatagacaagaaatgaaatactcccaaaatttgctttgcccaattgatcgtgggcccggcggCCGCTGTGCAGTGCCAgttcgacgaggctctatccctttaatcgttgaacgcataacagggtagcagcaactcccgtcttttaacgtcttttggtctgacgcggccggggtttgaacccccgacctccaaGTGTGAGATGGACGCTCTACCAattgagccaacacaccggttggAGACGTGGGAGACCTACCTGCCAAGTCTCCCATTCGGCATAGACCCATAGCCAGACCAAAGTCCTCCAACGTCTGATCAACCTCATGAGGTAAAGCACCCTCTTCAAGCAAGAAGATTGCTTCTTTGGAGTACGGGGCTAGCATCCTGTTTCCAACAAATCCAGGACAGTTACCAACCAAGACTGATACCTAAATAGAAATgatagaagaaagaaaaagtaagTCATcagttttattaaaaaaacactcTTCAATACTTTCATCACTCTTATGAAGCAAATGCTTACCGATATTTAGAAACTAGTCACAACATAATCCtaagagggtattcatttgtctcgcaatctgctatggtcaacaaggaaattcgtgatcactttcgcaaaaagtgttcactggctttctaggaaattcgtgatcactctcgcaaaaagtgttcactagctacaagttcacgagcttgtaagctagtgaacactttgtgagagtgatcacgaatttccttgttgaccatagtagattgcgagacaaatgaataccctctagcgattatttcaatccgcaataatgaacctatttagtattagtCACAACATGATATTTAATGTCTTTTGAATAACACAATACAGCCACCCAAgaaccaacaataagtcgcccaaaattaattgattgatcGGGTTTGGAAGAGAACAGTTGAAGCTTttaaattaatatcaaaattgatcaacaataacCTTTGCGATTATTTGATAGAATGCAGAGGAAATTCTTTGAGAGCTTAAAGTGATGAGCTCGCTGTGCAATCTTGGTGAAATTTCCCAGCAGTTATTACTAatgtcaaagaaactcttgtatgttttatttcattcaacttTACAACTTCAATGTTTTACAGTATCAAGAAGAATAATTGCTCTTTCAGATAAGCCAGTTCTCATGTTTACTTTTGGAGACCAACTTACTATTTTGGCcatttacagagaaccttccctgATGACTTGTTTgttttggggtggctggtcacCATTGAAGGCAGTAGCTAGTTCAAAGGGGTAGTTTGATTAGTCTCACTTTTACTTTTTCGAAGACTacttaatattttcaaattctcCTCAAAATGCAAGAATACAGTGAATATATACatcaacacaaaattttgatttcatcCTCAATGCATGCCCAAAATAAGGAATagaaattagaagaaaaatggaTTCGAACATGAATCTCTCACCTTCTTCATGCGTTTTCCAAGATCCATggccgttgccatggtttcTGGTGAAGTGTCTTTGCCTCTGATATTCTCAAGAAGTTTCATGATGTGAGCAGGAGAAAAGAAATGCATCCCCATCACCTTATCTGGGCGAGTTGTTGCTGAAGCCATCTGCAATaggaatggaaatttgagtgATGATAAATTATGATACAAAATCAAACCGATGAATATGCATGCCTGGCATGGATGAGTGCCCCTCAAACAATCTTGAGCCAACTAAGCACTATCCTGCAGAAATTCCTAGGAATCATAGAATTAGACAAATTTACTGCTTTTGTACTATTATCAACTTTAATCACTGGTGTGCAGATGCTCCCCCttctttcaaaataatagcTCCAAtaccaaccaaaaaaaaaggagaaaggagaaatagaaagagaaaatgagtgaaatataatataatttgctGGATACTATGCAAAAACCTTTcacaaaactttcttttaaagGGTCAGAAGTTGTTAGTTTTAAGAATTCTTCCCACTTGCGCTATTTTGTGCCcctttgaaattgttttgttcATTACACTACTGTTGTTaatgctactgctgctgctactactactacatcctCTACTATTACAGTTTCATGCAAAGCACATTTTTACATAATTACCTCATCTATATCCAGTGTTGATGTGTTACTTGCAAGGACAGCGCTGGGCTTGCAGACACCGTCAAGTTTCTTGAAGATCTCCTTCTTCAAAGCCATGTTTTCAAAGACGGCCTCGACGACCACATCGACATCCTTCAGGTCGTCGTAACTCAAGGTCGGTCGTACCAATGAGAAGATCTGCTTGGCTTTGTCCTCGCTCATACGACCTTGCTTGACCCCGTGGGCTAGGAAGCCTTGTACCATCTTGAGTCCTTTATCAAGGTACTACGTTcattgatgataaaaaaataataatattgtaacAGTGGAAGAACACAAGTATTCAATCATTGTACATGGTATCAAAGAAAGGATATGTGTGTaaaggccaccacacaccttacgaaTGGTCCAGGATATGATTTTttgaacaaatcacattttgcttattttctgaaaatgtgaatgaaagaaTCATTTTATTTAAGGTTAAATTAACTTAAAGAATACTATTATAACAATTTGGGATGATTGCAAGCCATTATTTTGTAGTAAAGagaaaattagtttcaaatcatagCCAGTCGTAAgattgctatgacgtcattacgactagatattaaattagattttattattatcagaatgataaaatagtcacagatttgaacataggttgatttaaaacattacacagtaagatattccatctCTCCATAaaagcatcaaattctacatgttttattctaaatcgggtcgcagaccaatcgtaaggtgtgcggcaGCCTTAAAGCTTATTTCAAAACGTTACTATTTTCATGCATaatcaaaacaaataatgtaacAATGGAGGGACATAAATATCAACTTATTAGAAATGTAATTGACAGGAGATATGCATGTAAAgctcatttcatttaatttcattgggTGGGTACATCGTGGTTGAGGCACCTCGCCAAACGCCACAGCCGTGTCTTTTCTCCAGGAGTCCTGTAAGAAGCCTTTGATTATAAATCATCACATTCATAGAGTCCTTATAGCCGGATAACTGCTAAAAGACACGGCACAGAATTTTGACAAGTTGCGTTAGTGGTTGTGACCCATATTGCAATCAGAGTGTTGTTTTCAAGTTCCTACCATGAGTGTTTTCTGTCAGCAAtaaatttatccatattgtgctgctcttgacccaggtgagataGATGAATGTGTACCTGGCAAAATCAATTCCTTGAATGTACAGAGCTATGGAATTAAGCGACAGCCCAATCTAAAGCCAGTGTAATAGCATGTGCACATTGTATCCTCTGGGAAAAGCAATATATGAATCCAGCTTTTATTCCTGctataatcaaaatatattcaaattttggaTAGGAAtaagaaacaaataaagaaaaggagatAGAAGTGATTGAGGAGGTTACAGCAATAACAAGCAAAGGGGGCTTTGGAAAAGCTACATTGCAAATTTTTGGAGCCCCTTATGCTTGTTGTACTACATGTGTGAacttatttttatgattaataaATTTCAGTCCTAACCTCTTGGTTTTGTTCTGTAAGATAGGTCGGGATACCGGCCAATACCATTGACATTGTGATGCCAACACCCATAGTCCCAGCACCAATCACAGCTGCCGATTTGACCTCTTGACCTTTGGCTGTCTTGTAGCTGGTAGATCCATCAGGGACGCTCCACTGATAAAAAtaagatgataataacaacCACAATGGTtataaaaataagataatgataacaattattataattacagTGAATATTATATCCCTTACTGAAACTTTGTTGCTATTTGATTGGTCGAGAGCTCTTCACGTGACTAATCATCATTTCAccagaaaatgataatcatcGAAGATCAAAATAGTTTGTGACGACAGAGTAGAATAGTGTTTTTTACTATCATGCGTCACACTGAAAACCACGCAATCACTCAGGCACAGTGCAAGACAGACTGCCTCTATCGGGCAAGTCTAGTGATGCAACGGCGTAGATGCTTTATCAGGGATTCGCTGAGGGCAGCGCAATCAACACAGGCAAAAATGCAATGCAAGCTGAATCACAAACTCTCCGATAACTAACTGTCAATGTGAAATCGCATCTTGTCTGTTTATAATGAATCTGCAtgctgaaaatgaaatcaatgatGGTCATCATTCGATCATCGAATGATTCGGGCTGTCTGATTTTAGTACAGCAAGGTTAGTTCACAACCTTCAAAACCGGTATTAAGTGGAAGTATCAGAAGATCGATCTCACTATTACAGCCGCCAAGCTGCGCCGCGCGACACCAGACCACCCTGATCGATCTTGGGAACCGACGATACCATGCGCAGTCTTCTCAGGAACCGGCTAGCTTTGTAGAATGATAAGCCAATGTTGCTTAAATTAGAGCTAAGCTGATCTAGATTTTGTCCAGATTATGGAGATGGGCCAATCAGGAAtagattaccaatatttttcgTTCAAACTTTAATTATGgaagggatataaaacaaaaataccgGCCGTTTCTTGCGAAAGTGGAGGAGAAATATTTTATCTTTGGCTGGCCCTGCAATGTAACTATTTTCCCTCGTGCCTCGCGCCCCTCGGGAAAATAGTAATTGCCGAATGAAcctcggatgaaaatatttccactatactttctcaaacctggtatatttgtatactaaGTATTACTTAGTAGATATAAATACTCTGTAGAACTGGTATGTATTGACAAAATCTACTAAAATGCATTACTAAAATGTGGACAGAAGGTTGTTATTCTAcctacaaattgaaaaaaaaataaaccaaataataatgataacagaaAAACATTGACAATGAAATGAAAGGTACCTTAGACACGGCCCTTTCCCCAAAGAAGGCATACTGCAGTGCCGGAGTTTGTTCCGAAACAGCCAGAAAAGTCTGAATATTTTTCTCCCTGGACGTgtgaatggaaataaaaaacaaacaaatggaGAATGAAGTGAGAATGAAAACACTGATTACCTTGGACACTGCCCTCTCAGAAAAGAAGGCATATTGAAGAGCCCTCGACTGATCACCCAATCcaagaaactttgaaatgtatcCCTCCCTGAAAATAAGATGATAACGAATAACATTTATGGGGCACTTTATACAGATGGTCACAAGCACACAGGTGACTAAGTAATAAAACATTGAACCgattaatgacaaaaaaaacccacccTAGATCTTAATCAATGATATAACAAATTTCAAGGCTTCATCCTTTCAACAACGTCctacagttacatgtatgtttgtgtgcATCGATCCTCACAGTGAATCAACATAATAATAAATGCTTAAATCATGGCACAGCTGCGCAGATCATGATCAACTGATATTTCTGTGGCCtgcaatatcattatcaattgcaaatctggtgggtgtttcataaagctgttcgtaagataagagcgactttaagaacgactggtgatcctttatttTGGTAAACGgtatacaccattggcgatggtttagcgtgtaagaaaggttcaccagtcgttcttaaagtcgctcttaacttacgaacagcttcatgaaacagccCTCTGATGTGTACCGTATGTAGCTGTATGCCCCTCTTTAGTTTTGCTACATTTTTAGTATACCTTTCTCTGCAATTCTAGATTTGGGTTTACCCCTTAAGTTGTCAGTGAACGGGGTAGCTAGAGGGCACTGGGTTCCGCATGATGATGGGCTGATGGATGGGTTGGGGTGAATGAAGCAGATGTgaattattattcttacattGTACTTGTCCATGGTTCTTGTGTCgtatttaaatcaatttctataaaatcgaatttttacattgtaaatgaGAACTGTTGCGaggctagcgccatgagcgtctactgacagtgtgtgcgctctacaaatatacactattatCATTAGAAAGAAGATGAATAAGACATGTAATTTGAATACATTGGAGagttatgaaaaataatgaattaccaacatacatgtaaattcttTGGGAATACTGCTGTCCAATGACAAAAGCAAGCAactctatgattttttttcttaaaaattgacccttttcttgattttgtacattttctttctgctcttcatgatgTCAAATGAATTGGAATCACAAAGCACCTAATTTCTGAAATATAGACATTTCAAAACCAATCACATGAAATAAATCTATATATTACCACATAAAATAATGACACATTTTCCtcctttactttaaaaaaatcattccacAGAGTGGTAATGGGCAGACAGTTTAGTTCCATTACTAACTAAAGTGTACTTCTCATTCACTGAAAgggaaaaatcaatcaataaacaaCTCTGTTCATACACCAATaggaaaaaaatgatgtcatcaCAACTGCACCTGTACATGAATTCaaatgaattcatcaaaaagggtttaagattgtaatgtttttaaatcaaattctcTTACATCTGGAGGCCTTCTTCAAACGAGCTTGCCTTGGTGGCGGCTTCAATGGCCTTCACACAGAAGAGAGGAGAGTACATGCCCCTGGCCTTGGCAGCAACCTTCTCATATGCAACTGCATCATAAGATAAAACATGCACAAAACAtcaataaagaaaggaaaatatcgACCCTGGAGTCTGGTAATGTATAATAAGCTGTCCATCCATATGGATCAGTGTTGGTACTTTACCTACATAACCATGTATTAC includes these proteins:
- the LOC121426262 gene encoding peroxisomal bifunctional enzyme-like isoform X1, giving the protein MLRAKNLVQLVIKSNLCTSSSVRTAEAMATLSKRGQVAVVTLKNPPLNVLSYPTRASIVQSIKEAEQDASVKSIVLCGSGRSFSAGADITEFGNPDLVFKEPNLIEVTKAVEACSKPVVAVMHGTSLGGGVELALGCHYRLLHKAGKLGLPEVHIGLVPGATGTQKVPRVMSIPDAIDMITSGRHISAKEAYKMGIVDKVLEDDYLDEGVAFAESVANDPVGPRRVSQMPVKVDETTPMVFKVAYEKVAAKARGMYSPLFCVKAIEAATKASSFEEGLQMEGYISKFLGLGDQSRALQYAFFSERAVSKWSVPDGSTSYKTAKGQEVKSAAVIGAGTMGVGITMSMVLAGIPTYLTEQNQEYLDKGLKMVQGFLAHGVKQGRMSEDKAKQIFSLVRPTLSYDDLKDVDVVVEAVFENMALKKEIFKKLDGVCKPSAVLASNTSTLDIDEMASATTRPDKVMGMHFFSPAHIMKLLENIRGKDTSPETMATAMDLGKRMKKVSVLVGNCPGFVGNRMLAPYSKEAIFLLEEGALPHEVDQTLEDFGLAMGLCRMGDLAGLDIGYKSRKEFGYIQREGQDDFLRKGERYSPLSDWLVESGRLGQKTGKGFYNYGKPGGRKPEADPEVTQMIMDVSQKAGITRRHIPAQEILERCLYGLINEGFKCLEEQIASSDEDIDMVWLYGYGWPRHTGGPMYYAKNIVGLPKLLERILYYHFQHPNSPYWKPSQLLIDRVSEDHPHASKL
- the LOC121426262 gene encoding peroxisomal bifunctional enzyme-like isoform X2, giving the protein MLRAKNLVQLVIKSNLCTSSSVRTAEAMATLSKRGQVAVVTLKNPPLNVLSYPTRASIVQSIKEAEQDASVKSIVLCGSGRSFSAGADITEFGNPDLVFKEPNLIEVTKAVEACSKPVVAVMHGTSLGGGVELALGCHYRLLHKAGKLGLPEVHIGLVPGATGTQKVPRVMSIPDAIDMITSGRHISAKEAYKMGIVDKVLEDDYLDEGVAFAESVANDPVGPRRVSQMPVKVDETTPMVFKVAYEKVAAKARGMYSPLFCVKAIEAATKASSFEEGLQMEKNIQTFLAVSEQTPALQYAFFGERAVSKWSVPDGSTSYKTAKGQEVKSAAVIGAGTMGVGITMSMVLAGIPTYLTEQNQEYLDKGLKMVQGFLAHGVKQGRMSEDKAKQIFSLVRPTLSYDDLKDVDVVVEAVFENMALKKEIFKKLDGVCKPSAVLASNTSTLDIDEMASATTRPDKVMGMHFFSPAHIMKLLENIRGKDTSPETMATAMDLGKRMKKVSVLVGNCPGFVGNRMLAPYSKEAIFLLEEGALPHEVDQTLEDFGLAMGLCRMGDLAGLDIGYKSRKEFGYIQREGQDDFLRKGERYSPLSDWLVESGRLGQKTGKGFYNYGKPGGRKPEADPEVTQMIMDVSQKAGITRRHIPAQEILERCLYGLINEGFKCLEEQIASSDEDIDMVWLYGYGWPRHTGGPMYYAKNIVGLPKLLERILYYHFQHPNSPYWKPSQLLIDRVSEDHPHASKL